One Mycolicibacterium rufum genomic window, GTGGCCGAGTGGCGCAGCCGCTCCACGTCGTCGTTGATCGAGCTGTCCTTCTCGATGTAGGTGTCGGTCTGGGCGATGTACGCCTCGGGCTGGTAGTAGTCGTAGTAGGAGACGAAGTACTCGACGGCGTTGTGCGGCAACATCTCTCGCAGCTCGTTGGCCAGCTGTGCGGCCAGCGTCTTGTTGGGCGCCATCACCAGCGTGGGCCGCTGCAGCCGCTCGATCAGCCACGCCGTGGTCGCCGACTTGCCGGTACCGGTGGCACCGAGCAGCACGACGTCGCGCTCCCCCGCCCGGATACGGCGTTCCAACTCCTCGATGGCCGCGGGCTGGTCGCCGGCGGGCTGGTATTCGCTGACGACCTCGAACCGCGCACCAGCGCGCACGACCTGATCGACGGGCCGGTACTCCGAATGCGCGAGCACCGGATGTTCAGTCGCGAAAGCCATGTTCACCAGGGTAGAACCCGGCACCGACATGTTCTGTTCCGCGGGCTGCCGACGGTGTTTATCCTGGTCGGCATCCATCCTCCCAAACGCGAGCGCTTCGACCTGGCGGCCCGCACCAACACCGACCCCAAGGGTGTCGTGCGGGACGTCGACGTCTACACCGTCGAGCCCTGGGGCCTCTACATGGCCCGGCCGACGCCGGGCCGGGCGCAGTTCCACTACCTCGAATCCTGGCTGCTGCCGGCGCTGGATCTGCGGGTCACCGTCTTCCACTTCAATCCCGGACACGAGCGCGACCAGGACTTCTACCTCGATGTCGGCGTCTACACCGCCGGACCGCAGGTCTGGCACGGCGAGGACCACTACCTCGACCTGGTGCTGCGCACCGGCCGGCAGGTCGTGCTCACCGACGTCGACGAACTGCTGGTGGCCGTCCGGGAGGGTCTGCTCGGCCCCGCGGAGGGCGACCGCGCGATCCGCACCGCGGTGGCCACTGTCGAGGCGCTGACCCGTCACGGCTACCACCTCGACCGCTGGCTGAGCACGCTCGGGATCACCCTGACGTGGCGCGCAGCATAGACTCCGCGGTGTGAGTTCGAGCAGACGGACGCAAGCCGGGTTGGCGGCCGGCGCCGCGGCGGTCCTGCTGACCGCTGGGTTGGTGTCGCCGTTGACCACCGCGACGGCGGATCCTGAGCCGCCGCCGGTGGCCGACGCCACGTCCCCGCCCGTGCAGCACAACGTGCTCTACCGTGCCCGTGCCGACGGCACCTCCCGCGGCGCGGTGGTGGCGTACAAGCAGGACGACCAGAACGTCAACAGCGCCCAGCCGACCATGCTGCCGGGGCAGACGTTCGAGGTGAACACCGTGCTCACCGACCCCAAGCTGGCCGGCATGCAGATCTCGATCCAGTGGCCCTACGGGTCGAACCTGCACTGCGAGATCCTGGTCGACGACCAGATCGTGGCCCAGGCCGACCAGTTCATCGCGCCGCGCCTGTTCCGCGTGAAGGACGACCCGCTGTACGGCACGCTGCAGTGCGGAGCCCCGCTGGACCTTCCGATGCCCGGGGCACCCGACACCGCGCCGCCGGACGTTCCCGCGCCGCCGCTCTAGTCCGCCGGTCGCCAACCGGTGGCGTCGGCCCACTGCCACGCCCGTTGGTAGGCGTCGGAGAACCAGGGTTCCTTGTCCTGGGGCGACTCCACCGACTGCTTGAGGTCGGCGTACTCGGCCTGTACGGACGGGTTGGCCCGCAGCCAGTCGACGAACAGCAGCGCGAACTGCTGGCCGGGCCACCCCTGGACGCGCACGTGGACATTCGTGGGGCGTCCCGGGTCGGCGGAACCGTAGAGCCGTTTACGCCACAGGGCGTCGTCGTCGGTGTGGTCGAAAGCGGCCACGGTGCTGCGCGCGTCGGGTTGGGCGACGTCCTCGGTGACCGGGGTGGCGACGTAGCCGGCCGCCAGCATCGCCTCGGCGATCTCGTCGGCGCTGCCGAGACCGTCCACGGTCACCTGCACGTCGATGACGTCCTTGGCGGCCATCCCCGCGACGGCGGTCGACCCGATGTGATCGACGCGAACCGCGCGGTGCCCGCACGCCGTCCGCAGCCGGGCCAGGATCCGCTGTGCCTGCGCCGGCCACTGCGGGTCCGGCGGCACCGGCCGCGACGGAGTCTGCGCGGGGCGGCGCGCCGCGATGTTGGCCGCGAACGGCTCGATGCGGTCGTGCCAGAGCCGGCGGGCGGCGGCGACGAGTTCGTCGGACGTTCCCGCGTTGTCGAGCCACACGTCGGCGACCGCGCGGCGCTGCTCCTCGGTGGCCTGGGCCGCGATGCGCGCGCGGGCGTCCTCCTCGCTGAAGCCGCGGTATTCAATCAACCGCCGGACCCGCAGGTCGGCGTCGGCGTGCACCACGATGACGAGCGGGAACATCGGCGCCATCTGCGACTCCACCAGCAGCGGGATGTCCTCGACGATCACCGCGTCGTCGGCGGCAGCCGCGATCAGCTCCGAACGACGTTGCGCCACAAGCGGATGCACGATGCCGTTCAAGGTGGCACGCTTCTGGTCATCGCTGAACGCGATGGCCGCCAGCGCGGGCCGGTTGAGTGCCCCCTCGGGCAGCAGGATCTCCTCCCCGAACGTCTCCACCAGACTCTTCAGGCCCGGGGTGCCCGGCTCCACGACCTCGCGGGCGATGACGTCGCCGTCGACGACGACGCCGCCCAACTCGCTGAACGTCGCCGACACCGTCGACTTGCCCGCCCCGATTCCTCCGGTCAATCCGATTCGCAGCACGCCGACAGTCTGTCAGGACCGGGCGCGCACTCCCGACTCAGCCGACCGCCACCAGCACGCCGCCGGGCTGCTGTACCGCCCACCCCGGATCCTGCCGCACCGCCTCGGCGGGTTCGACGATGGTGCAGGAGTCCTTCTCGTCGCAGACCGTGACGGAGCCGTCCTTCCACGCGCACCACGCCCCCGTGCCCTTCGTCTTCCCGATGTAGCTGCCGCCGTAGCGGTCGCACATCATCTTGAGGCTGTCGGGGCTTTGGGTGAAGGGCTTCGCGTCGGCGGCAGCCGCCGATCCGAGGGCGATGCCGAGAACTGCCGTCCCCGTGAGGGCGGCGGTCAGTACGGATGTCGTTGTGCGCTGGATGAACTCGGGCATGTCCGTCTCCTGTGTTCCGTGGGCGCCCGGCGGGTCGCCGCTAGGGGTAGGAGCACCGGCGGCGGAAATACGGACACTTTTTCGCGGGTTCGGACGTCATCCGATCGGCGGCACCGTCGTGAGCACGGGTTCGTCGGGCGCGAAGGTGTGGAGCGGTCCGGACGGCACGGTGCGCGCCGGGCCGGTCCGTGTCGGGGTGGGCTCCGGCGTCGTGGGCTCGGGCAGCGTCTCGGGCATCGTGGTCTCCGGCATCACGGTCTCCGGCACCGTCGTCTCCAGCGTCGTCATGGTGGCCGTCGTCGTCCTCGGCGTCGTCGGTGCGGTGGAATCCGGCGCGTCGGTGGCCGCCGGCCGAGTGGTCTGCGTCGCCTGATCGTCAGCCGAGGTGCCGGGATCGGTGGCCGTTCCGACGCGGGCCCGTGGGGACGCCGTCGGCACCGCTGTCTTCGGGTCAGAGCTCCGGCGGGCCGGGACCGGTCCGGGATCCAGTGTCGGAGGGGGCAGCAGCCCGGCGGGCGGTCGGCCGGCCTCGGTGGTGGTCGCCTCGATGTCGGCCGGACTGACCCGGGTGTCCTGAGGCGCACGTTCGATCGCGAGGACGACGATGACGCTCAACGCGAGGATCGCCGCGCCGGCGGCCGCCAGCGCACGGGCGGTGTTCTTCCGTGAGGGTGTGAATGACCCTGCAGCAGAGGTCAATCGGATTGCACCCAGAGTTCGCTCGCGCAAGCTCGGCGGAGCAGGGACGAACACCGGAGTCGCTCCGAGCAGAGCCTGGGGACTGACCCGGCGCCGCCGGTCGTCGTCGCACCGCGGGCATGCCTCGATGTGCCGGGCGACGCGCTTGCGCATCAGAACGGTGAACGTGCCGTCCCACCCGTCGAGCACTGCGGCCAGCCCGGCACAGGCGTTGGATTCCCGCTCGGCGTTTCTCGCCACGAGCAGCGCGCCGAGGGAGCGTTCGACGGTGTCACGGATCCGCTGCACCATCTTCGTCGCCGACGCCGGGCTGGTTTCCAGGGCCGCGGCCAGTTCCGGTCCGTCCAACCCCTGGTGATAGGTCAGGTCGAGGATGACGCGGTCGCGGTCGGAGAGCCCGCCGGCCGCCTCGGCGAGCAGGTCGGCCAGCGCTGAGCGGGCGGCCAGGATCTCCGGTCCAGCGTCGGGGGACGCCACCTCAGGCACCGCGTCGACAGGGCGCTCCCGATGACGCGCACGCAACCTGCGCAACGTCTCGTTGCGGGCGACGGCGTAGAGCCAGCTGCGAAGTCTTTCGGGTTCGCGTAGCTGCGTCAGCCGTGCGGCCGCCGTGCAGAACGTGTCCTGAACGCAGTCGGCAGCGGCCTCGCGATCCCTGAGCATTCCGATGCAGAAATCGTGGAGCCGGTCGGCGTAGCGGTCGTAGATCGCGGCCAGCGCGTGGGGGTCTCCTGCCGCGGCCGCCACGGCGAGCTCGGCGTCGGTGGGATCGGCATCGGTTGGGAAGGTCATGAACTGCCCCCGTTGACGGGCTCATCCTAGCTGCGGGGACGGCCGGTCAGGACCCGTTCGGTCACGCGGACGTCAGCACGCCGAGCGACGGCACGTCGATCACCGCTCGGGGCGCGCGTGGGTCCACCTTCACGCAGTTCGGCGGGCCCTGCGTGCTGATCACGAGAGTTCCACCGGCCGCGGCGCAGCATCGCTTCCGCTGCTCGTAGGTCGATTCGTGGACACCATCGGCCTTCAGGATGCGCGGCTTGGCCAAGCAACGCTCGAACTGGCCCAGGTCGAGTTTCGGCTCGGCCTCTGCCACGCTGACCGCCATCCACGGCAGGCTCAGCGCCAACACCGATGCGGACAGAATGCGCGTCGTCGTCTTCATGTCATCTCCTCAGGTTCCGCGACCCCCACTGGGTCGTCGTCACCGGTAAGAGCAGTGAGCGATGGAAACCGGACACTTTTTTTTTCCGCGATCATGTCGCCGCCCGCGCTGCGCCGCATCGCCGAGTGCGGTGGGTGACCACACTGGTGACCGACACAAGAAAGGCCCCGACTCGGTGAGTCGGGGCCTTCTCTCGTGACGAACTAGGCGTTGCCTGCCAGCTTCTCCCGCAGCGCGGCGAGCTGCGCATCGCTGGCCAGCGAGCCGCCGGCCGATTCCTCGGACCGCGACGAGCCGTTGGACGTCGCCGGACGCGCGGCCTCTTCGGCCTCGGCCGCGGCGAACTTCTCCATCTGAGCGGTGTGCATCTTGTAGCGACGCTCCGCCTCGGCGTAGCGGGCCTCCCACTCGTCCCGCTGCTTCTCGAAGCCTTCGAGCCACTCGTTGGTCTCGGCGTCGAAGCCCTCGGGGAAGATGTAGTTGCCCTGGTCGTCGTAGCTGTCGGCCATGCCGTACTTCCAGGCCTCGAACTCTTCGCTGTTGTAGTCCTCGTTGGCCTGCTTGAGGCTCAGTGAGATCCGGCGACGCTCCAGGTCGATGTCGATGACCTTGACCATCGCGTCGTCGCCGACCTGGACCACCTGGTCCGGGACCTCGACGTGGCGCTCGGACAGCTCGGAGATGTGCACCAGGCCCTCGATGCCCTCCTCGACACGGACGAACGCGCCGAACGGCACCAGCTTGGTGACCTTGCCCGGGACGATCTGGCCGATCGCGTGGGTGCGGGCGAAGTGGCGCCACGGATCTTCCTGAGTCGCCTTGAGCGACAGCGAAACCCGCTCGCGGTCCATGTCGACGTCGAGGACCTCGACGGTGACCTCGTCGCCCACCTGGACGACCTCGGACGGGTGGTCGATGTGCTTCCAGGACAGCTCGGAGACGTGCACCAGGCCGTCGACGCCGCCGAGATCGACGAACGCGCCGAAGTTGACGATCGAGGAGACGACACCCTTGCGGATCGCACCCTTGGTGAGCTGGTTGAGGAACTCGCTGCGCACCTCGGACTGGGTTTGCTCCAGCCAGGCGCGGCGCGAGAGCACCACGTTGTTGCGGTTCTTGTCGAGCTCGATGATCTTGGCCTCGATCTCCTTGCCGATGTACGGCTGCAGATCGCGGACGCGACGCATCTCGACCAGCGACGCGGGCAGGAAGCCGCGCAGCCCGATGTCGAGGATCAGGCCGCCCTTGACGACCTCGATGACGGTGCCCTTGACGGCCTCGTCCTTCTCTTTGAGCTCTTCGATGGTGCCCCAGGCACGCTCGTACTGAGCGCGCTTCTTGGACAGGATCAGGCGGCCTTCCTTGTCCTCCTTGGTGAGGACCAGAGCTTCGACCTCGTCGCCGACGGACACAACCTCATTGGGGTCGACGTCGTGCTTGATGGAGAGCTCACGGGAGGGAATGACACCTTCGGTCTTGTAACCGATGTCGAGCAGAACTTCGTCGCGGTCGACCTTGACGATCGTCCCTTCGACGATGTCGCCATCGTTGAAGTACTTGATGGTCTTGTCGATGGCGGCGAGGAAATCCTCCGCGGAGCCGATGTCGTTGAGGGCTACTTGCGGAGACGTGACGGAGGGACTTGGCATGTGGTGGGTTGCTCCGGACAGGTTCAATCGTAGGGACAGGAAAAAGGGCAGATCTGATGTTCTCGATGCACCTGCGACATCGAGCACCGAAAGGTGCACACACAGGTACCTGACAAGGCTACTCGACAGGGTCCATGCAGGACAAACCCGCCCCATCGAGCGGCTACCCTGCTGACGTGAACAGCGTACGCCGGGTCGGCGCTCCGCTGGGCCTGCTCATCGCTCTGGGCACGGTGGCCGGGCTGATCGTCATCGTACTGACGGCGGTCAACCCCGTCGGCACGTCGATCGGGTTCGTGCTCTCGAGTATCGCGATGACCGTCGTCGTGCTGTGTTACCTGTGGCTGGACCGGTGGGAACCGGAGCCGCCCCGGCTGCTGATCTTCGCGTTCATCTGGGGCACCTCGGCGGCGGTGGTGATCTCCTCGATCCTGCAGATCGTCCTCGAGGCGTGGGTGAACCCCGGCGGCTCCGACGACATCAGCCCGTTCACGCTGGTCGTGGGCGCGCCGCTGACCGAGGAGGCGGCCAAGGGCGCGTTCCTGCTGCTGATGATGACCGGCGTGCGCCGCAACGAGCTCAACTCGCGGACCGACTGCCTGGTCTACGCCGGCCTGGTCGGAGCCGGTTTCGCCTGGCTGGAGGACATCCTCTACATCGCCAACGCGGATTCGGTGGCCGATTCGTTGTTCACGGCGGCGCTGCGGCTGATCATGTCTCCGTTCGCCCACTCGCTGTTCACCACGATGACCGCCATCGGCGTCTGGTACGCGCTGCAGCGACGGTCGGCCGCCGGGAAGGCGGGCGCGATCCTGCTCGGCTACGCCGGCGCCGTCGTCCTGCACGCCATGTGGAACGGCTCGTCGCTGTTCGGCCCGGAGGCCTACCTCGGGGTGTACGTGTTCTGGATGATGCCGGTGTTCGCGCTGGCGATCACCCTCGCCGTGCAGAGCCGGCGCCGGGAGCAGCGCATCGTCGCGGCGACCCTGCCGGGCATGGTGGCCGCCGGCATCGTCAGCCCCAACGAGGCGACCTGGCTGGGCTCCATCAAGACCCGAAGGCTCGCCGTCGCCGAGGCCACCCGGTTCGGGGGGAAACCGGCCGGCGCCGCGGTGAAGCGGTTCGCCCACCAGGTCGTCGAACTGGCATTCGTACGGGACCGGATCGACCGCGGGTTCGGCGACCCGCGGGTCGTCGCGCTCCTGCACGAGGAGACCTACGCGCTGTACGCCGCCAGGTCGGCCTCCCCCGCCCTGTACCAGCTGGCCGGTTTCCGGACGTCCTGACCGCCATACTCGGCTCGTGATCCAGCACATCCTCAACTACCTCGGGATCGGCGCCGCCGCGGCCTCCGGGGCGGTGCTCGGTGTCCGCAAGGGATTCGACCTGTTCGGCATCGCGGCGATGGCGGTGTTCACCGGCGTGGGGGGCGGCGTCCTGCGTGACGTGCTGCTCGACATCTCTCCCCCGCAATCGCTGCAGCGCTGGCCCGACATCACGGTATGTCTGGCGGCCGCGGCGCTGGCGACGCTGTTCGCCCGGACGGTGATCCGGCTGCACCAGCCGGTGAGGATGCTCGACGCCGTCGGGATGGGGTTCTTCGCCACGTCGGGGGCCGCCCTGGCCGTCGACCACGGCGCCAGCTGGTTCGCCGCGGCGCTGCTGGGCATGGTGTCGGCGCTGGCAGGCACGATCATCCGCGACGTGGTGGCCCGCGACGTCCCTGCGGTGATGGGACCCGACGACATGTACGCCGTGCCGGCCATGCTCGGTGCGGTGATCTACGTGGTCATCGACTACTACGGGCCCCAGTGGATCGGGGTGGCGGTCGGGACCCTGGTGGCGACGCTGCTGCGGCTGGCGGCGATCACGTTCCACTGGCGGCTGCCGACGGGACCCCGCGAACTGATCGTCGGCACGCACCCGCCCGGGCCTACGTCTTGAAATAGACCATCTGGTGCGTGGTCACCAACAGCTCACCGGCGCGGCTCCACAGCTGCGCCGACTGGTCGAAGTAGCCACGGGAGAAGCGGTTCGCGTGCGAGCGGGCGAGCACGAAATCGTCGCCGATTGCGGCGAGGTCGCTGCCGTCGGCGTGGAAGTAGGTGGTGAGCGAGATCGTCCCGGCCGGGGACACCGCGCCGCGGCGCAGGAACACCCGGGGATAGAAGATGTCGCTGACCGCGGTCAGCGCCGCGAAGTCGAGATGCCGCGCATGTCGGTCGCGCACCCACAGCGTGGTCACCGAGGACGGCGACGGGTCGGCGCCCGCGCCGGGGACGGCACCGTCGACGAAGCGCATCTCGAAGTTGCGCGCCCACACCACCGTCGGGTGCAGGCCGGTCGGGGTGATCCCCTCCGGTGCAGGCACCTGCCAGGGCGGCGCCTCGGTCTCCGACCAGGTCTCCCGGCGCAGGCCGAAAACAGTTGTCGCCGTGGTCGTGACGACGCCGTTCTGGGACAGCTCGACCAGCCAGTGCTGATTGGTGCGGTTGGTGCGCACGGCGGTGACGGCGATGTCGAAGTCGCCGTCGGCGATCGGCGCGGCGAAGTTCACGGTCAGCGAGACGGGCTCGCCGATCCGTTCCGGCTGGTCCTCCACCGCGCGCAGCATGACCGCGGCCGTCATGCCGCCGAACGGCCCGACCATGTTCGCCCAGTCGGGGCTGGTCTTGCCGCGCAGGCGCCCGGGCGCGACGTGCTGCAGCGCCACCGCCTCGTCGAACGAGTGACCCGTCATCAGTGTGCGGCCGCATCCCAGCTGCGGCCGTAGCCCACCGAGACCTCGAGCGGCACGTTGAGCGGGTATGCGTTGCCCATGTGCTCGCGCACCAGCGCCTCCAGGGCATCGCGCTCACCGTCGACGACCTCGAACAGCAGTTCGTCGTGCACCTGCAACAACATCCGTGACGACAGCCCCGCGTCCTTGATCGCCGTGTCGACGTTGATCATCGCGACCTTGATGAGATCGGCTGCACTGCCCTGGATCGGAGCGTTGAGCGCAGCCCGCTCGGCCGCCTCCCGCACGTTGCGGTTGCTGCTGTCCAGTTCGGGAAGGTAGCGCCGGCGTCCGAACACCGTCGAGGTGTAGCCGTCCTTGCGGGCCTGATCGACGACGTCGCGCAGGTAGTCGCGGATCCCGCCGAAGCGGGCGAAGTACTGGTCCATCTGGACCTTGGCTTCTTCGGTGGAGATCTTCAGCTGCGCCGAGAGCCCGTAGGCGCTCAAGCCGTAGGCCAGCCCGTAGGACATCGCCTTGACCCGCCGGCGCAGGTCCGGCGTCACCTCGTCGATCGGGACGTCGAACGCCCGCGACGCGACGAACGAGTGCAGATCCTCCCCGGTGTTGAACGCCTCGATCAGGCCTTCGTCACCCGACAGGTGCGCCATGATGCGCATTTCGATCTGGCTGTAGTCCGCGGTCATCAGCTCCGCGTAGCCACCACCGACAACGAACGCGTCACGGATCCGCCGGCCCGCCTCGGTGCGAATCGGGATGTTCTGCAGGTTCGGCTCGGTCGAGGACAGCCGGCCGGTCGCCGCGATCGTCTGGTTGAACGTGGTATGAATTCGCCCGTCTCCGGCCACCGAACCGAGCAGTCCGTCGACGGTGACCTTCAGCCGGGTCGCATCCCGGTGCGCGAGCAGATGCTGCAGGAACGGGTGGCCCGTCTTCTCGAAAAGACCCTGTAGGGCATCGGCATCCGTGGTGTATCCGGTCTTGGTGCGCTTGGTCTTCGGCATCTCCAACTCGTCGAAGAGCACCGTCTGGAGCTGTTTGGGCGAGCCGAGGTTGATCTGTTTGCCGATCACCGCGTATGCGGCCTCGGCGGCGTCGCGAATCTGCCCGGCGAACTCGCTCTGCAGTTCGGTGAGGGTTTCCAGATCGACGGCGATGCCAGCGCTTTCGATCTCGGCGAGCACCCGCTGGACGGGCAGTTCCATGCTGCCGAGCAGCGCCGAGGAATCGATCCGGGCCAGCTCCTCGTCGAGCGCATCGGCGAGGTCCATCACCGCGCTGGCGCGCAACAGCAGCGTCTGCACGGCCTGGTCGTCCACCCCCTCGGAGTCGTCGAGTAGCGAAAGTTGTTGCTGTTCAGGGTTGTCCGCACGCAGCTCGCGCTTCAGATAGCGCAGCGACAGGTCATCGAGGGTGAAGCTGCGCTGCCCGGGCCGCACCAGATAGGCGGCCAGCGCGGTGTCGGAGGTGATCCCGGACACCGGCCATCCCCGGCCCTCCAGATCGTGCATCGCGAGCTTCGCCTCGTGCAGGGCCTTGGGCTGGCCGGGGTCGGCGAGCCACGACACCAACGCCGTCTCGTCGCCCGGATCCAGGGTGGCGGTGTCGAGGTAGCGGCCGTCGCCGTCAGGGGCGACGATCGCGATCGCGGTGGCGTCGCTGTCGAAGGCCAGGTGGTTGCCCACCACGGCGAGCCCGAACCGGCCTCCGCCGCTGCGCTCGGCCAGCCACGCCGCAAGCGTCCCCGGCTGCAGCGCCTCACCGCGGACCTCGAAGCCCTCCTCGACTTCCGGGTCCGCCGAGGCCAGCGTGTCGAACAGCCGGTCGCGCAACACCCGGAACTCCAGGTCGTCGAAAAGCCGGTGGATCTGGTCGCGGTTCCACGGCTGCATCCGCAGCGTGTCCGGTGTCTGCGCGAGCGGCACCTCTTTGACCAGATCGGTCAGCTCCCGGTTGAGCACCACGCTCGACAGGTGCGCGCGCAGCGCATCACCGACCTTGCCCTTGACCTTGTCCACGTTGTCGACGAGTGCCTGCAGCGAACCGTATTCGGCGATCCACTTGGTGGCCGTCTTCTCCCCGACCCCCGGGATCCCCGGCAGGTTGTCACTCGGGTCACCGCGCAGCGCCGCGAAATCGGGGTACTGCGACGGTGTCAGGCCGTACTTCTCCACCACGGCGTCCGGGGTGAACCGGGTCAGTTCGCTGACCCCCTTGCGCGGATAGAGCACGGTGACGTCATCGCTGACCAGCTGCAGGGAGTCCCGGTCCCCGGTGACCACCAGCACCCGGTAGCCCTCGTTCTCGGCCTGCGTGGCCAGCGTCGCGATGATGTCGTCCGCCTCGAAGCCGGGCTCGGCGAGCACCGTGATGCCGAGCGCCCCCAGCACTTCCTTGGTGATGTCGATCTGTCCGCGGAACTCGTCGGGGGTGGCCGACCGGCCCTCCTTGTACTCCGGGTACTTCTCCTTGCGGAACGTCTGTCGCGAGACGTCGAAGGCCGCGGCGATGTGGCTGGGCTGCTCGTCGCGGAGCAAGTTGATCAGCATGGCGGTGAAGCCGTAGACCGCGTTGGTGGTCAACCCGCCCTGGGTCTTGAAGTTCTCGGCGGGCAGCGCGTAGAACGCGCGGAACGCCAGGGAGTTGCCGTCCAACAGCATCAAGGTGGGCTTCTCGTCGGTCACCGATGCGGTCTTGGCTGGGCTCACGGCCTTCACTCTAGGCACCGGGACCGACACCCGATCCATCGGGAACGACCCCCGGCATCCATCGGGAATGAACGCGGGGCCCGGGCGGTTACAGCCGGTGTCGATCTTATGTAACATCGTTCTATAAGGAACGGGAACGGACTGCCATGACGAACATCGTCTTCATCCACGGCCTCTGGGTCGCCCACAGCGCGTGGGAACCCTGGATCTCCTACGTCGCCGAGCAGGGCCACCACGCGATCGCCCCGGCCTGGCCCGGCGAACTGCCCACCGTCGAGGACACCCGCCGCGAGGCCGCGGCCCAGGCCGGCGTCGGCATCGACGACCTGACCGCCCACTACGCGCGACTGCTCGAGCAGTTCGACACCCCTCCGGTGGTGATCGGACACTCCTTCGGCGGGCTGATCGCCCAGAAGCTGCTCGGCGAGAACAAAGCCGCGGCGGCCGTGGCGATCGCCCCCGCGCCGATCAAAGGCGTGAAGCCGCTGCCGCTGCCGCAGCTCCGGTCGGCGCTTCCGGTGCTGGGCAATCCGCTCAACCGCGGTCGCGCCACCGGCCTGTCGCAGGGGCAGTGGCGCTACGGCTTCGGCAATGCGCTGACCGCCGCCGAATCGGATGCGCTGTGGGAGCAGTGGTCCATCCCCTCCCCGGGCAAGCCGCTGTTCGAGGCCGCGACGGCCAATCTCGTCCGGCGCTCGCCGGCAGGTGTCGCCACCGGCAACGCCACCCGCGGGCCGCTGCTGATCATCGGCGGCACCGCCGACCAC contains:
- a CDS encoding alpha/beta hydrolase, producing the protein MTNIVFIHGLWVAHSAWEPWISYVAEQGHHAIAPAWPGELPTVEDTRREAAAQAGVGIDDLTAHYARLLEQFDTPPVVIGHSFGGLIAQKLLGENKAAAAVAIAPAPIKGVKPLPLPQLRSALPVLGNPLNRGRATGLSQGQWRYGFGNALTAAESDALWEQWSIPSPGKPLFEAATANLVRRSPAGVATGNATRGPLLIIGGTADHTVPLVAAKAAHALYRDSGAVTDFHEFDGRGHSLTIDHGWRDVADETLAWMARRGVVEVA
- the polA gene encoding DNA polymerase I, translated to MSPAKTASVTDEKPTLMLLDGNSLAFRAFYALPAENFKTQGGLTTNAVYGFTAMLINLLRDEQPSHIAAAFDVSRQTFRKEKYPEYKEGRSATPDEFRGQIDITKEVLGALGITVLAEPGFEADDIIATLATQAENEGYRVLVVTGDRDSLQLVSDDVTVLYPRKGVSELTRFTPDAVVEKYGLTPSQYPDFAALRGDPSDNLPGIPGVGEKTATKWIAEYGSLQALVDNVDKVKGKVGDALRAHLSSVVLNRELTDLVKEVPLAQTPDTLRMQPWNRDQIHRLFDDLEFRVLRDRLFDTLASADPEVEEGFEVRGEALQPGTLAAWLAERSGGGRFGLAVVGNHLAFDSDATAIAIVAPDGDGRYLDTATLDPGDETALVSWLADPGQPKALHEAKLAMHDLEGRGWPVSGITSDTALAAYLVRPGQRSFTLDDLSLRYLKRELRADNPEQQQLSLLDDSEGVDDQAVQTLLLRASAVMDLADALDEELARIDSSALLGSMELPVQRVLAEIESAGIAVDLETLTELQSEFAGQIRDAAEAAYAVIGKQINLGSPKQLQTVLFDELEMPKTKRTKTGYTTDADALQGLFEKTGHPFLQHLLAHRDATRLKVTVDGLLGSVAGDGRIHTTFNQTIAATGRLSSTEPNLQNIPIRTEAGRRIRDAFVVGGGYAELMTADYSQIEMRIMAHLSGDEGLIEAFNTGEDLHSFVASRAFDVPIDEVTPDLRRRVKAMSYGLAYGLSAYGLSAQLKISTEEAKVQMDQYFARFGGIRDYLRDVVDQARKDGYTSTVFGRRRYLPELDSSNRNVREAAERAALNAPIQGSAADLIKVAMINVDTAIKDAGLSSRMLLQVHDELLFEVVDGERDALEALVREHMGNAYPLNVPLEVSVGYGRSWDAAAH